The following are from one region of the Mycolicibacterium helvum genome:
- the msrB gene encoding peptide-methionine (R)-S-oxide reductase MsrB has product MSHDYHRNPAAVSALSPEQYRVTQDNGTERPFTGAYWDNHEPGIYVDVVSGEPLFASIDKFDSGSGWPSFTKPIDTSNVVTKRDFSHLMVRTEVRSANGDSHLGHVFKDGPRAQGGLRYCINSASLKFIHLDDLEAQGYGNYTSLFETSKEDV; this is encoded by the coding sequence ATGTCGCACGACTATCACCGCAATCCGGCGGCCGTTTCCGCGTTGTCTCCCGAGCAGTACCGGGTAACCCAGGACAACGGCACCGAGCGTCCCTTCACCGGTGCGTACTGGGACAACCACGAGCCGGGCATCTACGTCGACGTCGTCTCGGGCGAGCCGTTGTTCGCCTCGATCGACAAGTTCGACAGCGGCTCCGGGTGGCCCAGTTTCACCAAACCGATTGACACCTCCAACGTCGTGACCAAACGGGACTTCAGTCACCTGATGGTCCGTACCGAGGTTCGCTCGGCCAATGGCGATAGCCATCTGGGGCACGTGTTCAAAGACGGGCCGCGCGCGCAGGGAGGGTTGCGCTACTGCATCAACTCCGCTTCGCTGAAGTTCATCCACCTCGACGATCTCGAGGCGCAGGGCTATGGCAACTACACGAGTTTGTTCGAGACTTCCAAGGAGGACGTGTGA
- the msrA gene encoding peptide-methionine (S)-S-oxide reductase MsrA: MSDTKTAILAGGCFWGMQDLIRKQPGVVSTRVGYTGGQNDHPTYRNHPGHAEAIEIVYDPAQTDFRALLEFFFQIHDPSTKNRQGNDVGTSYRSAIFYLDDEQKQVALDTIADVDASGLWPGKVVTEVTPAGDFWDAEPEHQDYLVHYPNGYTCHFPRAGWKLPKRAQV, encoded by the coding sequence GTGAGCGACACCAAGACGGCGATATTGGCCGGCGGTTGCTTCTGGGGCATGCAGGACCTGATCCGCAAGCAGCCCGGCGTGGTATCCACCCGGGTCGGCTACACCGGCGGCCAGAACGACCACCCGACCTACCGCAACCATCCCGGTCATGCCGAGGCGATCGAGATCGTCTACGACCCGGCCCAGACCGATTTCCGCGCACTGCTGGAGTTCTTCTTCCAGATTCATGATCCGAGCACGAAGAACCGGCAAGGCAATGATGTCGGCACCAGCTACCGGTCGGCGATCTTCTACCTCGACGACGAGCAGAAGCAGGTCGCCCTGGACACCATCGCCGACGTCGACGCCTCCGGGCTGTGGCCGGGCAAGGTGGTCACCGAAGTGACGCCGGCCGGTGACTTCTGGGATGCCGAGCCAGAGCACCAGGACTATCTGGTGCATTACCCGAACGGGTACACCTGCCACTTCCCGCGGGCGGGCTGGAAGCTACCGAAGCGAGCGCAGGTCTAG
- a CDS encoding cytochrome P450, which translates to MSEAPTVGAAGPATSARDRPVVVEPKLPPTPGLPSALIKVAFVAARRSTSDWLTRRYGRSITLQVPVFGNAVLVSDPALTKQIFTTSPDVLYNIQPNLSRLLGKGSVFALDGVEHRARRKLLTPPFHGKSIKAYEQIVIEETLREVESWPQGTEFATLEPMMHITLNIILRAIFGADGYELERLRDLIPRWVTLGSRLAVLPAPKRELPWTPWGKLAEYRREYEGLVDTLIDRVQRDPNFEDRTDVLSLFLRSSYEDGSKMTRVEIGDELLTLLAAGHETTASTLAWAFERISRHPEVLRRLVAEAETDDNTYRQATIFEIQRNRTVIDFSGRHVMAPIYELGEWRVPQGYSVMVSLNQLHENPEMFPDPQRFDPQRFLDARPNTFAWVPFGGGTRRCIGAAFANMEMDVVLRTVLRHFTIATTTAPGEKWHSRGVAFTPKKGGRVVVHRRN; encoded by the coding sequence ATGAGCGAAGCGCCAACCGTCGGAGCCGCCGGGCCGGCGACATCGGCCAGGGATCGTCCGGTTGTAGTCGAACCGAAGCTGCCACCGACTCCAGGGCTGCCGAGCGCCCTGATCAAGGTGGCGTTTGTGGCCGCGCGCCGGTCGACGTCAGACTGGCTGACTCGCCGCTACGGGCGCAGCATCACACTGCAGGTGCCGGTGTTCGGCAATGCCGTCTTGGTGTCCGACCCCGCGCTGACCAAACAGATCTTCACTACCAGTCCCGACGTTCTCTACAACATCCAGCCCAACCTGAGCCGGCTTCTGGGCAAGGGGTCGGTGTTCGCTCTCGATGGTGTCGAGCACCGCGCACGGCGCAAGCTGCTCACTCCGCCCTTTCACGGCAAGAGCATCAAGGCCTACGAGCAGATCGTGATCGAGGAGACGCTGCGCGAGGTCGAATCATGGCCGCAGGGAACCGAGTTCGCCACACTCGAGCCGATGATGCACATCACCCTCAACATCATCCTGCGAGCGATCTTCGGCGCCGACGGGTACGAGCTGGAACGCCTGCGTGACCTCATCCCGAGGTGGGTGACCCTGGGCTCACGGCTGGCGGTGCTGCCCGCGCCGAAACGCGAATTGCCCTGGACCCCTTGGGGGAAACTCGCCGAATACCGTCGTGAATACGAGGGTCTGGTGGACACACTGATCGATCGGGTGCAACGCGACCCCAACTTCGAGGACCGGACCGATGTGCTGTCGCTGTTCCTGCGCAGCAGTTACGAGGACGGCTCGAAGATGACGCGCGTGGAGATCGGCGACGAGCTGCTGACGCTGCTGGCCGCCGGTCACGAGACCACCGCGTCGACCCTGGCGTGGGCGTTCGAACGGATCTCCCGGCATCCGGAAGTGTTGCGCCGCCTGGTTGCCGAGGCCGAGACCGACGACAACACCTACCGTCAAGCGACGATTTTCGAGATCCAGCGCAACCGGACGGTGATCGACTTCTCCGGCCGGCACGTCATGGCGCCGATCTACGAACTTGGCGAATGGCGGGTTCCGCAGGGCTATTCGGTAATGGTCAGCCTCAATCAGCTGCACGAGAACCCCGAGATGTTCCCCGATCCGCAGCGGTTCGACCCGCAGCGCTTCCTCGACGCCAGGCCCAACACCTTCGCCTGGGTACCGTTCGGTGGTGGTACCCGTCGCTGTATCGGCGCCGCCTTCGCCAATATGGAGATGGACGTCGTCCTACGAACGGTGTTGCGTCACTTCACCATTGCGACAACAACCGCGCCGGGTGAGAAATGGCATTCGCGCGGGGTGGCGTTCACGCCGAAAAAGGGTGGGCGCGTCGTCGTGCATCGACGAAACTGA
- a CDS encoding TetR/AcrR family transcriptional regulator — MSTTAVDEAAAVGRNDDFRQRLLDGLAVSIDERGYRDTTVADIVRYARTSKRTFYSQFATKEECFAELLTANNDELVATIRDAVDPRAPWDEQVRQAVVAYVHTIEERPAITLSWIRELPALGEYARPTLRRGFGRLATMIVELTTNEGFRTAGLAPISHAAAVILVGGLRELTAQTVEDGKPTTDMIEPIIAVSLALLGPKSSA, encoded by the coding sequence ATGAGCACCACGGCTGTTGACGAAGCCGCCGCCGTCGGGCGCAACGACGACTTCCGCCAGCGGCTACTCGACGGGCTCGCGGTCTCGATCGACGAACGCGGCTACCGCGACACCACCGTCGCCGACATCGTCCGGTACGCCCGCACCTCGAAGCGCACGTTCTACAGCCAGTTCGCCACCAAGGAGGAGTGCTTCGCCGAGCTGCTGACGGCCAACAACGATGAGCTCGTCGCCACCATTCGCGATGCCGTCGACCCGCGCGCACCCTGGGACGAGCAGGTTCGCCAGGCCGTGGTCGCCTACGTGCACACCATCGAAGAACGACCGGCCATCACGCTGAGCTGGATCCGTGAGCTTCCGGCACTGGGTGAATATGCCAGGCCCACACTGCGCCGCGGGTTCGGTCGGCTCGCGACGATGATCGTCGAGTTGACTACCAACGAGGGTTTTCGCACCGCCGGCCTGGCACCGATATCGCATGCGGCGGCGGTGATCCTGGTCGGTGGTCTGCGCGAGCTCACCGCACAGACCGTCGAGGACGGCAAGCCCACCACCGACATGATCGAGCCCATAATCGCGGTCTCCCTGGCCCTGCTGGGCCCGAAGTCTTCTGCGTGA
- a CDS encoding TOBE domain-containing protein, with translation MRLSTRNQLKGTIVEVHLGAVMATVKVRLDGGDQVVTASITKDAAEELGLTEGQPATVLVKSTEVMIGVQ, from the coding sequence ATGCGTTTGTCGACCCGCAATCAGCTCAAAGGCACCATTGTCGAGGTTCACCTTGGCGCGGTGATGGCCACGGTGAAGGTCCGCCTCGACGGTGGCGATCAGGTCGTGACGGCGTCGATCACCAAGGACGCCGCAGAGGAACTGGGTCTGACCGAAGGCCAGCCCGCCACGGTGCTGGTCAAATCGACCGAGGTGATGATCGGGGTTCAGTGA